In the Pectinophora gossypiella chromosome 27, ilPecGoss1.1, whole genome shotgun sequence genome, tcTGAGGgtgtaaggagcatactccaccacggtgctccacagcgggttggtggaagtgttttcaCGGCTAAAAGACATTACAAAAACATGACTATTTCAAATTGTAAAAAGAATTTggtataatttgtttatttaccaCAAGACAGTTAATgttttaaacataataatttcaCTATTGAGTCAGGATAAATTTGTACTACATCtaggtacttttttttggtGTAAACGATAAATGAAACACAAATTACTTATGACTTACACAAATATAATCACAAACTTATGTGGGAATAGAAACTTATGAGCTAGAGAACACTGGTGTTTATCGGCGGCCCCTGCCTCTGCCGCCGCGGCCTCCGCGCGGGCCTCCACGGCCTCCGCGACCTCTTCCGCGTCCGCCTCGGGTCCCGCCTCTCGGGAATCCTTCGCGTTTGCCACGGCCTTTCGGCGCGTCGTCGATTAATAGAGTTTCCAAAGGCAGACTGTCCGGTAGTAGGAAATACCTTATGTTATTCCCGCGTATGCTCAAAGTCTCCAATTGCATCTCTTCACGGTTCTTCAATGTAACTTTTACAGCCTTTAAATGTGTGTTCATAGCGACATCGACGCCTGTGATCGTACCGTGCACAACACTACCGTTTTTCAATTCGATTGTCACAGTTTCGTGGCTAAGCTTCATTAGAAACCGTACGAGTTTCATTTTgactatattattttattacttttagtaaaaacaaTAGCGGCGTCGGTTTTAAGATAACCTCAAaatgcaacaaaaaaatatggcgGTTTTGTCAGGGTTGCCAATTTATGTAGGATAATAATTctactaaatatttttataaaaatataatcagtAGATTCATAACCAATTCATAACTTTCGTTTTAAAAACGTGAAATAACGCCCGTGATCCgaaatggggtgggtagagttTGATCTGAGAGAGCGGATTTTTAGTTTTTGACTACTTATATGACTGGCTGCTACAACCTTGTATTATTCTGTCTTTACTCCTGTCTAATTTGACAATATTGTAAAGAATACTTGAAGCAATACCTGTAGCCTTTAGCTTTtgccaattttatttttattctttattttaaattatagaaCATTAACTGTTGAAATGGCAAATCTAGCTGAGGATCTAGGTGATATTTCGCTTGAAGTAGAAgaggaaaaagaagaaaaggaaATAACAATATGTGCGAGACTTATGTGGACTCCCGAGCAGGTAAATGCAGTTTTCCTCCTGTTAGGGTTAATAACAGAAGTGTATCGGTTATTAACCCAAATAAATACGTGTTAACAGTACAGGTATACACCGAATCATTCCGATTTTATTTATCAAACGGTTAATACAAACACTGTTAACATAATTGAATATGTTAACAGGAATTAAAGGTTACCGCTTACAAACGGTTAACCCTAACCGTATAAAAAGGTTATTTTGTATGTTGATATTTATCGTACATGTGTCTAAAATACATGAATGTTTTGAGTCTTTCTTCAACACAATTCAACAgcttaacataagcttacgactatataccaattgggatagtcaaaggtacatccatcgcaagataactTAACTACatacacctcaccaagcttccagtaataccaacgtgataggtgatgagttATATCGCCGTTTATAACAAACTTTATCAAACAAATTAACAAATATACAGGTAAATAATACGTAGGATTTTATACTAAATTcgacaaattattaaaactcgagagcgccatctatattattttcgggggaacgtagcctagaaagtccctcgttatgaattaagaattcttgggcaacatttattttttacttaatgtagatttgccgcagatggcattaactatttggccggacaaatggggagcgctgaacgctctcacccggtacaacgtttagcaACTTTGGGCAACACAATTTTTCGAGttactaaaaaaaacaacatttatgTTTAATCAATAACCGCCGTAACCACGTAGATCTGTCCTCAACAGATTGATTAACGATACAATTTGGattgataatttataaataatggaACACACTAATATGGAAATAGATTTAGAAGGGACGGTGGACCTGACTGTATCAGCAGAAGTAGCAAAAAAGGAAGAAGAGGACTATGATTCTATGCCTGAAGTCAACGAAGTCCAAGCTAGACTTATATTGACAGATCAGCAGGTCAAATTTGATTAAATCTTGTCATTTGCTgataaatatttgttatgttgtcatatgttatgttagtattccccttatgcccagcagtaggacaatCCAGGCTagtaaaaattattataaatactttttcCTATACCTATTTACGAAGGTAGTGTTCTTTTTTTCTAGAAAAGCGACATGCTTGCGGCTTTTAATCTTCTAGACCACACTGGTGAAGGCAAAATCAAGGCTGAAGACTTCCGTGTGGCCATCAAAGCTCTTGGTAAATAGAAGATTTCAATTTTAACATTCCAATAACTTAGGTCACAAACTCGGCAAATATTGTTGCGTCTAAAATCTGTAAGGTATGATcgtgtctcatcatcatcatcatcatcagcccattaacgtccccactgctggggcacgggccttccctatggatggatagggagatcgggccttaaaccatcacgcgggcccagtgcggattgatggttattaacgactgctaatgcagccgggaccaacggcttaacgtgatcgTGTCTACTTATaaacaaatacacaaaaaagtacACATCGGGTATCGTGGTTTAGATTACTCACTTGAGACttgaaataaaatcgatatgatgcctttttagtattattataaattggaTTATTttaattcgagaactgattacagttcgagacattAGGATTATTCGGGAGTTATActaaatacacacacatacataaattaccAAACATGCTCACGACCCTATTGCCCAACTAATACTAGTTAGACTAGaggcacaagtaatcagaaggtaacttgcagctactgttgatataaagtcctaagatgtaaataaaaatatctaatgTATAAGCAAGCAACTAATTATCTCTGATTTTTTGATTCCAGGATACGAACCCACCAAAGAAGAGCTTCAACACATGATTAATGCTGTCGACAAGGGCTCGACAGGCAAACTTAGCTTCGAGAACTTTCAAACGGCAATCATGCGCAAAGTGATGGCCAAGGACACTGATCCAGACATCATGAAGAGCTTTAGACtctttgatgatgatgaccagggTACGTACTAGTCCTTACAAATTAACTGCTTATCTACATCACTTTACTCGCATCAAGACGGTTTCTTTCTGGTGAGGTTTTTATTAAATGAGCACATATTAAAGAACTAATtgctacataaaaaaatatattttacaattaacaACACAATACTCCACTAGACTGCTCCGTCTGCTGATTTGGATAACAAATATGAATTTGGTTATTTCGTAGCATAACTAGTGTCTGTAGCATGCTGTGCATAGCGTGTGTGACGCCACAAATGAGCCAATATCGTTCAAATGCCGCGCGGAATTTGATGGAAAATTAAAATTTCAGGGCTGATAAGTTTTGAGAACTTAAAACGCGTAACTGAGATCCTCGAAACTCATTTGACGGATGAGGAAATAGAAGAAATGATGGATGATGCCGATAAAGATATGGACGGCTTTGTAAGTTataactttcaatatttttttgtttgtaaaccTGTGAATGTGGTGGAAAATGCTGCTGCGTACATATCAGCAAAAAATAGTCTTACTTAACCTTTTAACATGactatcttcttctttcgtgtacgTTGTAACCGGCATTACATTAGTatcatatattattttactatgCTATAAGCACTTGTTGCTGGGAAAAGTAACCGCTCGCTACAGCGAGACGCGCGGAGACTATTGATTCACTTTGTcagtccaagtagttaatgctatctgcggcaaatcaatgataagacacgtcaaaaaaaaaaaaaacaaaactgttGATGAATTGCGTATCCGAGCAGTTACCGTCCCTTCGTCGAGGATGCCACGGAACTGGTATTATATTTCATGTTCACCATGGGTACTGCGGTGTACAGTATGATTGATCAATTAGTCGTGAAAAAGGATATGAAACG is a window encoding:
- the LOC126378987 gene encoding uncharacterized protein LOC126378987 produces the protein MEHTNMEIDLEGTVDLTVSAEVAKKEEEDYDSMPEVNEVQARLILTDQQKSDMLAAFNLLDHTGEGKIKAEDFRVAIKALGYEPTKEELQHMINAVDKGSTGKLSFENFQTAIMRKVMAKDTDPDIMKSFRLFDDDDQGLISFENLKRVTEILETHLTDEEIEEMMDDADKDMDGFVSVQEFMKMIKNSVHIVTP
- the LOC126379018 gene encoding probable small nuclear ribonucleoprotein Sm D1, which produces MKLVRFLMKLSHETVTIELKNGSVVHGTITGVDVAMNTHLKAVKVTLKNREEMQLETLSIRGNNIRYFLLPDSLPLETLLIDDAPKGRGKREGFPRGGTRGGRGRGRGGRGGPRGGRGGRGRGRR